From Microbacterium sp. LWH11-1.2, one genomic window encodes:
- a CDS encoding Nramp family divalent metal transporter, translating into MTPSPRTAPRTTAQRSLWLLGPALVAGVAYLDPGNVASNMTAGAQYGYLLVWVVLAGNVMAWLIQYLSAKLGVVTGQSLPEVLGSRLRRPWARRAYWLQAELVAMATDLAEVIGGAVALYLLFDIPLLLGGLITGAVSMILLAVQSRRGARPFEFVIIGLMVIITVGFVAGVFVAPPDPAGVVGGLVPRFEGTGSVLLAASILGATIMPHAIYAHSSLARDRFGATTAHAGDEAVRTETSRIRRLLTATRWDVSIAMVIAGSVNLGILLLAAANLAGVEGTDSLEGAHAALAAGLGPVVATFFAVGLLASGLASTSVGAYAGAEIMHGLLHVRVPLLARRLVTLIPALVILGIGVDPTLALVLSQVVLSFGIPFALIPLVALTAQRRTLGAWTNRVWTTAAGIVASVLLIALNGALLWLVLTGA; encoded by the coding sequence CTGACGCCGTCCCCCCGTACCGCTCCCCGCACCACCGCGCAGCGCAGCCTGTGGCTCCTCGGACCCGCTCTCGTCGCGGGTGTCGCCTATCTCGACCCCGGCAACGTCGCGAGCAACATGACGGCGGGAGCCCAGTACGGCTACCTGCTGGTGTGGGTCGTGCTCGCCGGGAACGTGATGGCCTGGCTGATCCAGTACCTCTCGGCGAAGCTCGGTGTCGTCACGGGCCAGAGCCTGCCCGAGGTGCTGGGCTCCCGGCTGCGGCGGCCATGGGCACGTCGCGCGTACTGGCTGCAGGCCGAGCTGGTCGCGATGGCGACCGATCTCGCCGAGGTCATCGGCGGCGCGGTCGCCCTGTACCTGCTGTTCGACATCCCGCTGCTGCTCGGCGGCCTCATCACCGGAGCGGTGTCGATGATCCTGCTGGCGGTGCAGAGCCGTCGCGGCGCACGCCCGTTCGAGTTCGTCATCATCGGCCTCATGGTCATCATCACCGTGGGCTTCGTGGCGGGCGTGTTCGTGGCTCCGCCGGACCCCGCGGGCGTCGTCGGCGGCCTCGTGCCCCGATTCGAGGGGACAGGATCGGTGCTGCTCGCGGCATCCATCCTGGGTGCGACGATCATGCCGCACGCCATCTACGCGCACTCCTCGCTCGCCCGCGACCGTTTCGGCGCCACGACCGCCCACGCGGGCGACGAAGCGGTGCGCACCGAGACCTCGCGCATCCGCCGTCTCCTCACCGCGACCCGCTGGGACGTCTCGATCGCGATGGTCATCGCGGGCTCGGTGAACCTCGGCATCCTGCTGCTGGCCGCGGCGAACCTCGCCGGCGTCGAGGGCACCGATTCGCTGGAGGGCGCGCACGCGGCCCTCGCCGCCGGTCTCGGTCCCGTCGTCGCCACGTTCTTCGCCGTCGGCCTGCTCGCCTCCGGCCTGGCGTCGACCTCGGTCGGCGCCTACGCGGGCGCCGAGATCATGCACGGCCTGCTGCACGTGCGCGTCCCTCTGCTCGCGCGCCGCCTGGTGACCCTGATTCCGGCGCTCGTGATCCTCGGGATCGGCGTGGACCCGACCCTCGCCCTGGTCCTCAGCCAGGTCGTGCTGTCGTTCGGCATCCCGTTCGCGCTCATCCCCCTGGTGGCGCTCACCGCGCAGCGCCGCACCCTCGGCGCCTGGACCAACCGGGTGTGGACGACGGCAGCCGGGATCGTGGCATCCGTGCTGCTGATCGCGCTCAACGGGGCGCTGCTCTGGCTGGTGCTCACCGGTGCCTGA
- a CDS encoding amidohydrolase, with the protein MTIVTADVIITGARIITMDPRRPVASALAVRDGRILAVGDDTTVAEFRGAATEVRDHRGKTLTPGLIDAHLHPIQGLELTVGADLGGITEARALLAALRAEADRALAEDADPWVRGWNLDYDVFHALPCTAAAIDDAVRGLPALLVMYDGHTALASSAGLIRGGITGRRDFSDNSVIMVDAHGAPTGELREMSAYEPVRLAAPALSREQTLDATHRLLRGLGSSGLTGGCIMDGSFDTLDLLRELDESARLPIRIVSAVDHEPSFDAERMAANLAVRDLGGAHWRGGLVKLYADGVVETGTAWLYEPDTAGAGLEPFWRDHAAYARTVGEYARAGFQVATHAIGDRAIGSAVDAYLQAGPRAANGAPHRIEHLETTADRDVARIAAAGITASMQPLHLQWRKADAADDWAHRLGPERAARAWRVRDFWEAGAPVALGSDWPIAQNDARIGLAWAMLRRRPGAPDAPVFEPEQRLTAYRALHGYTVGAARAQGDVDLGRLAPGYRADYAAWDADPLQVSADELVDVPVSETAVGGLVVS; encoded by the coding sequence ATGACCATTGTCACTGCAGACGTGATCATCACGGGCGCGCGCATCATCACCATGGATCCGCGTCGCCCGGTCGCCTCCGCGCTCGCTGTGCGAGACGGCCGCATCCTCGCCGTGGGCGACGACACGACCGTCGCCGAGTTCCGCGGGGCGGCCACCGAGGTCCGGGACCATCGGGGGAAGACCCTGACGCCCGGACTCATCGACGCGCACCTGCATCCGATCCAGGGGCTCGAGCTCACGGTCGGAGCCGATCTCGGCGGGATCACCGAGGCCCGCGCCCTCCTCGCCGCCCTCCGCGCCGAGGCGGACCGCGCGCTGGCCGAGGACGCGGACCCCTGGGTGCGCGGCTGGAATCTCGACTACGACGTGTTCCATGCGCTGCCCTGCACGGCGGCTGCGATCGACGATGCGGTGCGCGGCCTGCCCGCCCTGCTGGTGATGTACGACGGGCACACGGCTCTCGCGAGCTCCGCGGGTCTGATCCGCGGCGGGATCACCGGCAGGCGCGACTTCTCCGACAACTCGGTCATCATGGTCGATGCGCACGGCGCGCCCACGGGTGAGCTGCGGGAGATGTCGGCCTACGAGCCCGTGCGCCTCGCCGCCCCCGCGCTCAGCCGCGAGCAGACGCTCGACGCGACGCATCGGCTGCTGCGCGGCCTCGGCTCGTCCGGTCTCACCGGCGGATGCATCATGGACGGATCCTTCGACACCCTCGACCTGCTGCGCGAGCTGGATGAGAGCGCGCGCCTCCCCATCCGCATCGTGTCGGCCGTCGACCACGAGCCGTCGTTCGATGCCGAGCGGATGGCGGCGAACCTCGCGGTGCGCGACCTGGGCGGAGCGCACTGGCGCGGGGGACTCGTCAAGCTCTACGCCGACGGCGTCGTCGAGACCGGCACCGCCTGGCTCTACGAGCCGGACACCGCGGGAGCGGGCCTCGAGCCGTTCTGGAGGGACCACGCGGCCTACGCGCGCACCGTCGGCGAGTACGCCAGGGCCGGATTCCAGGTGGCGACGCACGCGATCGGCGACCGCGCCATCGGCAGCGCCGTCGACGCGTATCTGCAGGCCGGGCCTCGAGCCGCGAACGGGGCCCCGCACCGCATCGAGCACCTCGAGACCACGGCCGATCGCGATGTCGCGCGCATCGCCGCCGCGGGCATCACGGCTTCGATGCAGCCCCTGCACCTGCAGTGGCGAAAGGCCGACGCCGCGGACGACTGGGCGCACCGCCTGGGTCCCGAGCGTGCGGCGCGGGCGTGGCGGGTGCGCGACTTCTGGGAGGCCGGCGCGCCGGTCGCCCTCGGCTCGGACTGGCCGATCGCGCAGAACGACGCGAGGATCGGCCTCGCCTGGGCGATGCTGCGTCGGCGGCCCGGCGCTCCCGATGCTCCGGTGTTCGAACCGGAGCAGCGCCTCACGGCCTACCGGGCGCTGCACGGCTACACCGTCGGCGCGGCGCGCGCCCAGGGCGACGTCGATCTCGGTCGGCTCGCCCCGGGGTACCGCGCCGACTACGCGGCGTGGGATGCCGATCCGCTCCAGGTCTCCGCCGACGAACTCGTCGACGTTCCCGTGTCCGAGACCGCCGTCGGCGGCCTCGTCGTCTCCTGA
- a CDS encoding helix-turn-helix domain-containing protein, which yields MTKQQRSAGRPSATVLSEEKILKAAFRVAGSRGPAQFTMTALAAALGVRTSALYHHYANRDAVIRGMRARIGRLTDLAPLREADAADALFGWGASYREALLTAPGAIVLLATLPIDADRESFVQYEAVTDRLLAAGWPAARTLDTIVALESFIIGSALDALAPGDNMSPGELADEFPRYAESERLRAGAGDDPAAATFRIGLRALITGLAAWAVPSADIRPPAVTPSL from the coding sequence ATGACAAAGCAGCAGCGCAGCGCCGGTCGCCCGAGCGCCACCGTCCTGTCCGAGGAGAAGATCCTCAAGGCGGCGTTCCGCGTGGCGGGATCACGTGGACCCGCGCAGTTCACCATGACCGCGCTCGCCGCAGCGCTCGGCGTGCGGACGTCGGCGCTGTACCACCACTACGCGAACCGCGATGCGGTGATCCGCGGGATGCGGGCGCGCATCGGCCGGCTCACCGATCTCGCGCCGCTGCGCGAGGCGGATGCCGCGGACGCACTGTTCGGATGGGGCGCCAGCTATCGCGAGGCGCTGCTCACCGCACCGGGGGCGATCGTCCTCCTGGCGACCCTCCCCATCGACGCGGATCGGGAGTCCTTCGTGCAGTACGAGGCCGTCACCGATCGACTGCTCGCAGCCGGCTGGCCTGCCGCACGGACCCTCGACACGATCGTCGCCCTCGAGTCGTTCATCATCGGCTCCGCGCTCGACGCGCTCGCCCCCGGGGACAACATGTCCCCGGGGGAGCTGGCCGACGAGTTCCCCCGCTACGCCGAGTCCGAGCGCCTCCGCGCGGGGGCCGGCGATGACCCCGCCGCGGCGACCTTCCGCATCGGGCTGCGGGCCCTCATCACCGGCCTCGCCGCCTGGGCCGTCCCGTCCGCGGACATCAGACCTCCGGCGGTCACCCCCTCCCTCTAG
- a CDS encoding VOC family protein, producing the protein MAGPTPIRPYLWFHDSAQEAMEYYVSVFPNSSIDQVTLYPDENLSEHFEGMGGKVINGEFTLNGTRFGCIDGGPAFTFNEAVSFVIECADQAEIDHYWQALSAVPEAEACGWCKDRFGVSWQVVPAGLDLLQQRPEQIQALMHMKKIVIAELEIA; encoded by the coding sequence ATGGCAGGCCCTACGCCCATCCGTCCCTATCTCTGGTTCCACGACTCCGCTCAGGAGGCGATGGAGTACTACGTCTCCGTGTTCCCGAACTCGTCGATCGACCAGGTGACGCTCTACCCGGATGAGAACCTCAGCGAGCACTTCGAGGGCATGGGCGGCAAGGTCATCAACGGCGAGTTCACGCTGAACGGCACGCGGTTCGGCTGCATCGACGGGGGACCGGCGTTCACGTTCAACGAGGCCGTGTCTTTCGTGATCGAGTGCGCCGACCAGGCCGAGATCGACCACTACTGGCAGGCGCTCTCCGCGGTTCCGGAGGCGGAGGCGTGCGGGTGGTGCAAGGACCGGTTCGGCGTCAGCTGGCAGGTGGTCCCCGCCGGCCTCGATCTGCTGCAGCAGCGCCCGGAGCAGATCCAGGCGCTCATGCACATGAAGAAGATCGTGATCGCGGAGCTCGAGATCGCCTGA
- a CDS encoding HAD-IIA family hydrolase, with protein MAQRDDIECWLTDMDGVLVHENDAIPGASELLAGWESAGIPYLVLTNNSIFTARDLSARLRTSGLHVPEERIWTSALATASFLQQQLPGGSAFVIGEAGILTALHDAGFIMTETNPDFVVVGETRNYSFEAITKAIRLIIGGARFIVTNPDATGPSADGPLPATGAIAALITKATGKEPYVVGKPNPMMFRSALNKIGAHSKRTGMIGDRMDTDVVAGIEAGLHTVLVLTGISDQAEIEKYPFRPDEIVQSVADLLPRITDTITTVKTKK; from the coding sequence ATGGCCCAACGAGACGACATCGAATGCTGGCTCACCGACATGGACGGCGTGCTCGTCCATGAGAACGACGCCATCCCCGGAGCATCCGAGCTGCTCGCCGGCTGGGAGAGCGCCGGCATCCCGTACCTGGTGCTCACGAACAACTCGATCTTCACCGCCCGCGACCTCTCCGCCCGCCTCCGCACGAGCGGACTGCATGTGCCGGAGGAGCGCATCTGGACCTCGGCCCTCGCGACCGCGTCGTTCCTGCAGCAGCAGCTCCCCGGCGGCTCGGCGTTCGTGATCGGCGAGGCCGGCATCCTCACCGCCCTGCACGACGCCGGCTTCATCATGACCGAGACGAACCCCGACTTCGTCGTCGTCGGCGAGACGCGCAACTACTCCTTCGAGGCCATCACGAAGGCCATCCGCCTCATCATCGGCGGCGCGCGCTTCATCGTGACGAACCCGGATGCCACGGGCCCGAGCGCCGACGGCCCTCTGCCCGCGACGGGGGCGATCGCCGCCCTCATCACGAAGGCCACGGGCAAGGAGCCGTACGTCGTCGGCAAGCCGAACCCGATGATGTTCCGCTCCGCTCTGAACAAGATCGGCGCGCACTCGAAGCGCACCGGCATGATCGGCGACCGCATGGACACCGACGTGGTCGCCGGCATCGAGGCGGGCCTGCACACCGTGCTGGTGCTCACCGGCATCAGCGACCAGGCCGAGATCGAGAAGTATCCGTTCCGCCCCGACGAGATCGTGCAGTCGGTCGCCGACCTGCTGCCGCGGATCACCGACACGATCACGACGGTCAAGACCAAGAAGTGA
- a CDS encoding Na+/H+ antiporter NhaC family protein: MFAEATTLPAVGGFVLLPILVILLVAVLTRRTLFALFCGTLVGAVLLTGWGAFDTWVEYFGKSLANETAQWLLLIVVLFGILITLFERSGIVSDFARWTERFVNSRRKSTLLTFFLSVVLFVDDYLNVLTVGTSLKSLTDRYAVPRTQLGSIMKMTAAPIAVIVPFSTWALFFSGLFEVQGVTVGGSGFGAYLQAIPYIFFGWIAIVVAFLMSAGWLPRIGAIKRDAVRAERDGDVFPLGTTAEEREAEGAVLLQEIRATDADGSTAQRVAVALETEAAVKRPQAWPFLLAMVTLVGVTILTEANVVKGTAAALVVTIVITLIQRRLRIREVLESALAGIESMLFVAVLTVLAFMVQEMNLSLHLADWVIAVTEPVLTPALLPAIVFAVCGIYAYATGSFWDLAAVITPVVLPLAIALGADPILAGAAVFSGAALGSTTCLYGDGIILASRSIGIKPHNLMLAILPYAGIAAGLSFVMYLIVGVIGA, encoded by the coding sequence ATGTTCGCTGAGGCGACAACACTCCCGGCCGTCGGCGGCTTCGTGCTGCTTCCCATCCTGGTCATCCTGCTCGTCGCCGTGCTGACGCGCCGGACGCTCTTCGCGCTGTTCTGCGGCACCCTCGTCGGAGCAGTGCTGCTGACCGGCTGGGGCGCCTTCGACACCTGGGTCGAGTACTTCGGCAAGTCGCTCGCGAACGAGACGGCCCAGTGGCTCCTGCTGATCGTGGTGCTGTTCGGCATCCTGATCACACTGTTCGAGCGCTCCGGGATCGTCTCGGACTTCGCGCGGTGGACAGAGCGGTTCGTGAACTCGCGGCGGAAGTCCACCCTGCTGACGTTCTTCCTCTCGGTGGTGCTCTTCGTCGACGACTACCTGAACGTCCTCACCGTCGGCACATCGCTGAAGTCCCTCACCGACCGCTACGCCGTGCCCCGCACGCAGCTGGGGTCGATCATGAAGATGACCGCAGCGCCGATCGCCGTGATCGTGCCGTTCTCGACCTGGGCGCTGTTCTTCTCCGGCCTCTTCGAGGTGCAGGGCGTGACCGTCGGGGGATCCGGCTTCGGCGCCTATCTCCAGGCGATCCCGTACATCTTCTTCGGCTGGATCGCGATCGTGGTGGCGTTCCTGATGAGCGCGGGGTGGCTCCCCCGGATCGGCGCGATCAAGCGCGACGCCGTGCGTGCCGAACGCGACGGCGACGTGTTCCCGCTCGGCACGACCGCGGAGGAGCGCGAGGCCGAGGGTGCCGTCCTCCTTCAGGAGATCCGGGCGACGGATGCCGACGGCTCGACCGCTCAGCGCGTCGCGGTGGCGCTCGAGACCGAGGCCGCCGTCAAGCGGCCGCAGGCCTGGCCCTTCCTGCTGGCGATGGTCACCCTCGTCGGGGTCACGATCCTGACCGAGGCGAACGTCGTGAAGGGCACGGCGGCCGCCCTGGTCGTCACGATCGTGATCACGCTCATCCAGCGGCGCCTGCGCATCCGCGAGGTGCTGGAATCAGCGCTCGCCGGCATCGAGAGCATGCTGTTCGTCGCGGTGCTCACGGTGCTCGCCTTCATGGTGCAGGAGATGAACCTCTCGCTGCACCTCGCCGATTGGGTCATCGCCGTCACGGAGCCCGTGCTCACACCGGCGCTGCTTCCCGCGATCGTGTTCGCCGTCTGCGGCATCTACGCCTATGCGACCGGTTCCTTCTGGGATCTCGCCGCCGTGATCACCCCGGTCGTGCTCCCGCTGGCGATCGCGCTCGGCGCCGACCCGATCCTCGCGGGCGCCGCCGTGTTCTCCGGGGCGGCCCTGGGCAGCACGACCTGCCTCTACGGTGACGGCATCATCCTCGCGTCGCGCTCGATCGGCATCAAGCCGCACAACCTCATGCTCGCGATCCTGCCGTACGCGGGCATCGCGGCGGGCCTGTCGTTCGTGATGTACCTCATCGTCGGCGTGATCGGAGCCTGA
- a CDS encoding metal-dependent transcriptional regulator, protein MASPAADDYLKTVYAHTEWQDAPITPSVLAGKLGIAPSSVTEMVKKLAAAGLVSHVPYGAVRLTDAGTQRALAMVRRHRLIETWLVREFDYGWDEVHDEAEVLEHTISDRLLEGIDERLGRPRFDPHGDAIPDASGAVEREPFVLLADAEIGHVGRVLRVDDRDPDLLRALEGAGVEIGTTLTVTVAGVRLDGADTALPDGSPDVVWLSA, encoded by the coding sequence GTGGCTTCCCCCGCAGCAGACGACTACCTGAAGACCGTCTACGCCCACACCGAATGGCAGGACGCCCCGATCACCCCGTCGGTCCTCGCGGGGAAGCTCGGCATCGCCCCCTCCTCGGTCACCGAGATGGTGAAGAAGCTCGCGGCCGCAGGTCTCGTCTCGCACGTGCCCTACGGCGCCGTGCGGCTGACGGATGCCGGAACGCAGCGCGCCCTCGCGATGGTGCGCCGCCACCGCCTGATCGAGACGTGGCTCGTGCGCGAGTTCGACTACGGCTGGGACGAGGTGCACGACGAGGCCGAGGTGCTCGAGCACACCATCAGCGACCGGCTGCTCGAGGGCATCGACGAACGTCTGGGCCGCCCGCGGTTCGACCCGCACGGCGACGCGATCCCCGATGCCTCCGGAGCGGTCGAGCGCGAGCCCTTCGTCCTGCTGGCGGATGCGGAGATCGGGCACGTCGGCCGCGTACTCCGGGTGGACGACCGCGATCCGGACCTGCTGCGAGCACTGGAGGGTGCGGGCGTCGAGATCGGCACCACGCTCACCGTGACCGTCGCCGGCGTGCGCCTGGACGGCGCGGACACCGCGCTTCCGGATGGCAGCCCCGACGTGGTCTGGCTCTCGGCCTGA
- a CDS encoding TrmH family RNA methyltransferase has protein sequence MDEQTPDGHTGSVAQPGYGVGPWPGGEDAWPDGDRYDPELLAAGDTRNVIDRYRYWRMEAIVADLDTQRHPFHVAIENWQHDMNIGSIVRSANAFLADTVHIIGRRRWNKRGAMVTDRYQHVVHHEDVETFAAWAAAEGIPIIAVDNVDGAVPVDRADLPQTCVLLFGQEGPGLSAEALAAASAHIEITQYGSTRSINASAAAAVIMYEWCRRYAS, from the coding sequence ATGGATGAGCAGACGCCCGACGGGCACACCGGTTCGGTGGCGCAGCCCGGGTACGGCGTCGGCCCGTGGCCGGGTGGTGAGGATGCCTGGCCCGACGGCGACCGCTACGACCCGGAGCTCCTGGCGGCGGGGGACACCCGCAACGTCATCGACCGCTACCGCTACTGGCGCATGGAGGCGATCGTCGCGGATCTCGACACCCAGCGGCATCCGTTCCACGTCGCGATCGAGAACTGGCAGCACGACATGAACATCGGCTCGATCGTGCGCAGCGCCAATGCGTTCCTCGCCGACACCGTGCACATCATCGGGCGCCGCCGCTGGAACAAGCGCGGTGCGATGGTGACGGACCGCTACCAGCACGTCGTGCATCACGAGGACGTCGAGACGTTCGCGGCGTGGGCGGCCGCCGAGGGCATCCCGATCATCGCGGTCGACAACGTCGACGGCGCGGTGCCCGTGGATCGCGCCGACCTTCCGCAGACCTGCGTGCTGCTGTTCGGTCAGGAGGGTCCCGGGCTGTCGGCGGAGGCTCTCGCCGCGGCATCCGCCCATATCGAGATCACGCAGTACGGCTCGACCCGCTCGATCAACGCCAGCGCGGCGGCAGCCGTGATCATGTACGAGTGGTGCCGCAGATACGCCAGCTGA